A part of Desulfobacter sp. genomic DNA contains:
- the uvrB gene encoding excinuclease ABC subunit UvrB: MGLFNLVSEFAPTGDQPKAIEYLAEGVMDNETHQVLLGVTGSGKTFSMANIINRVEKPALIIAPNKTLAAQLYNEFKQLFPDNCVEYFVSYYDYYQPEAYIPSSDTYIQKDSSINELIDKMRHSATRSVLARKDVIVVASVSCIYGLGAPEDYLDLRVTLARDMDISREDVIAKFVDIQYTRNDMDFHRGTFRVRGDRLEIFPAYEEDKAVRIDFFGDTIEEIAEIDPLKGTVIQDFDQMVIYPASHYVTKKQTRKQAVESIIKELKTRLEYLRRENRLVEAQRLEERTQYDIEMLNEIGYCNGIENYSRHLTGRSPGEPPPTLLDYIDDDFLLFFDESHISVGQLGAMYKADRSRKETLVRYGFRLPSAVDNRPLKFEEFKERVPQTIFVSATPADYEMEKAGHRVAEQIVRPTGLLDPQVEVRDAKIQVDDLYEEIIKRVEARERVLVTTLTKRMAEDLSDYYADLGLKVKYLHSDIGTVERIDIIQDLRRGVFDVLIGINLLREGLDIPEVSLVAILDADKEGFLRSYRSFIQIFGRAARNAFGRVIMYAEKETGSMKKAMAETNRRREIQKKYNAAHGITPSTISKKINEFDYTMADLETDTAAAAVNEELAAYEGDELDLEDLIRDLEHKMSLAAENLEFEQAALYRDKISELEKMKTGRP; this comes from the coding sequence ATGGGATTATTTAATCTGGTATCGGAATTTGCCCCCACCGGGGATCAGCCCAAGGCCATTGAATACCTGGCCGAGGGGGTGATGGACAATGAGACGCATCAGGTGCTCCTGGGGGTGACGGGCTCCGGTAAAACCTTTTCCATGGCCAATATCATCAATCGGGTGGAAAAGCCGGCCCTGATCATCGCCCCCAACAAGACCCTGGCCGCCCAGCTTTACAACGAGTTCAAGCAGCTCTTTCCGGATAACTGCGTGGAGTATTTTGTCTCCTACTACGACTATTACCAGCCCGAGGCCTATATCCCCTCTTCGGACACCTATATCCAGAAGGATTCCTCCATCAATGAACTCATCGACAAGATGCGCCATTCTGCCACCCGCTCCGTGCTGGCCAGAAAAGACGTCATCGTGGTGGCATCGGTTTCCTGCATCTACGGTCTGGGGGCGCCGGAGGATTACCTGGACCTGAGGGTGACCCTGGCCCGGGATATGGATATCTCCAGGGAAGATGTGATTGCAAAATTCGTGGACATCCAGTACACCCGCAACGACATGGATTTCCACCGGGGAACCTTCAGGGTGAGGGGGGACCGGCTGGAAATATTTCCGGCCTATGAGGAAGACAAAGCCGTACGAATCGATTTTTTCGGGGACACCATAGAGGAAATCGCAGAAATCGATCCCCTCAAGGGCACGGTGATCCAGGATTTCGACCAGATGGTGATCTATCCGGCCTCCCACTATGTGACCAAGAAACAGACCCGGAAGCAGGCCGTGGAGAGCATCATCAAAGAGTTGAAAACCCGGCTGGAATACCTGCGCCGGGAGAACCGGCTGGTGGAGGCCCAGCGGCTGGAGGAACGGACCCAGTACGATATAGAGATGCTCAATGAAATCGGGTACTGCAACGGGATAGAGAATTATTCCCGACACCTCACCGGCCGGTCCCCCGGCGAGCCGCCCCCCACTCTCCTGGATTATATTGATGATGATTTCCTTCTCTTTTTTGATGAAAGCCATATTTCCGTGGGCCAGCTGGGGGCCATGTACAAGGCCGACCGGTCCCGGAAGGAAACCCTGGTGAGGTACGGATTCCGACTGCCCTCGGCCGTTGACAACCGTCCCCTGAAGTTCGAAGAATTCAAGGAACGGGTGCCCCAGACCATCTTTGTTTCCGCCACCCCGGCGGACTATGAAATGGAAAAGGCCGGCCACCGGGTGGCGGAGCAGATCGTCCGCCCCACGGGACTGCTGGATCCCCAGGTGGAGGTGAGGGACGCCAAAATTCAGGTGGACGATCTCTATGAGGAGATCATCAAGCGGGTGGAGGCCCGGGAGCGGGTACTGGTCACCACCCTGACTAAGCGCATGGCCGAGGATCTTTCGGATTATTACGCCGACCTGGGACTCAAGGTGAAATACCTCCATTCGGACATCGGCACGGTGGAACGCATCGATATTATCCAGGACCTGCGCCGGGGGGTATTTGACGTGCTCATCGGCATCAACCTCCTCCGGGAGGGACTGGATATCCCCGAGGTTTCCCTGGTGGCCATCCTGGATGCGGATAAGGAAGGCTTCCTGCGGTCCTACCGGTCCTTTATCCAGATCTTCGGCCGGGCCGCCCGGAACGCCTTCGGCCGGGTGATCATGTACGCGGAAAAAGAGACCGGATCCATGAAAAAGGCCATGGCCGAAACCAACCGCCGCCGGGAGATCCAGAAAAAATACAATGCGGCCCACGGCATCACGCCTTCCACCATCTCAAAGAAGATCAACGAATTCGACTATACCATGGCCGACCTGGAGACCGACACCGCCGCTGCCGCCGTTAATGAGGAACTGGCGGCCTACGAGGGCGATGAACTGGACCTGGAAGATCTCATCCGGGATCTGGAACATAAGATGTCCCTGGCGGCGGAGAATCTGGAGTTTGAGCAGGCCGCCCTTTACCGGGACAAGATCAGCGAACTGGAAAAGATGAAGACCGGCCGGCCATGA
- a CDS encoding CoA-binding protein, producing MERVAVVGASPIKDRYSNKAMNMLAEYGHQPVPVAFRYDTIEGKKVYPHLSDISEPIDTVTLYVGVPRQEKIIEDIMVLRPNRVIFNPNTENPAVYDRLKSAGIQVQEACTLVLLKTNQY from the coding sequence ATGGAAAGAGTGGCAGTGGTCGGCGCCAGCCCCATCAAAGATCGCTATAGCAACAAGGCCATGAACATGCTGGCGGAATACGGCCACCAACCGGTCCCCGTTGCATTCAGGTACGACACCATTGAAGGAAAAAAGGTATACCCCCACCTGTCGGATATTTCAGAGCCAATAGATACGGTGACCCTATACGTCGGGGTGCCCCGCCAGGAAAAAATAATAGAGGACATCATGGTACTCCGCCCCAACCGGGTGATTTTTAACCCCAACACTGAAAATCCGGCGGTCTACGACCGGCTCAAATCCGCCGGTATCCAGGTTCAGGAGGCCTGCACCCTGGTGCTGCTGAAAACCAACCAGTACTAG